The genomic stretch ATGCACCTATTAAAAATCAAGCTTCCCTTTGACGTCCATTATCAAAGTGACGGTTCTGgctattttttgtaatttttaccatttattttttagaatattGGAGATTGAAGAACCATGTCACAAATTGCAACATGTGTCGGATTCTTTATCATCACCATCAATTTTGCATCCATCATTAAGGTCAATGTAGGcaccattgttgttgttgttaccaTTGCAATGTTTTCTATCATTGTTGTTGTTACAACCTCCGTCATTGTCGTTATCGCAGTCTCTTTCACTGACATTGTCGTGGCCTCTACCATTGACATTATCGGGACCTCTTCCACGACTGATGCTAATTAGTGAAAAACGTCGTCACCATTGCTTATAGTCGAACTAGTCAGGGTTAGTGGCCATCAAATAGAATATACGTCATTGAATTGGGTTGGGTCATAAGAAGTCAATTTATAGTACAAATTATCGAAAATTTTACTTCGTACCCCTACAATTGCCCTTCTACCCCTACAATTTTGTAAAAATGCCAACTTTACCCTCAATAGTTAATaaccattttaccattttactttttaccattcatctaaaaagtcaaaaaaattcaaatctgCACCCCTACGCACCTTCAATTCGGAACACTTCTGGTAAGTCATCCGGTTCACAAATTAACAAACCGGAACACATTATACAAGTCATCCGGTTTGCTTTTTTTTCTTCCCGGAAGATATTCTAAAACTGTTCCGGTAATACGAAAATCAAACCGGAACAGATAAGCAAAGTGTTCCGGTGCATTTGTAATCAAACCGGAACGGTTTTGAAAAGTGATCCGGTGAACTTGATATCAAACCGGAACAGATTGGAAAACTGTTCCGGAACgcattttgtatttttaaatttttggttttttttttgtaggtATGGAAGTTCCGCTCCAAATTTGTCGGAAAAACGAGACAGCTATAGATACCACTGATGTTTTCACAACTTCACAGAGATTTGTCACACGGGAAGAAGTTATCCGCTGGGTTAAAGAGACCGGAATCAACAATAAAGTGACTGTTATCATAGCGCGTTCAGACACTGAAACAGGCAAAAGAGGAAGAAGTAACAAAGTTATATTTGCGTGCGATAAAGGTGGAAAATATAAGGATAAAAGTGAGACTCAAAGTGCTACTAAGAGATGTGGATGTCCATTCAAAATCAGATCGACTCCGGCAAAAGATGGGTCTGGATGGAAGGTTGATGTAAAatgtggagttcataatcatggTTTACCAGATAGATTAGAAGGCCATTCATTTGTTGGTAGGTTGACAACAGATGAGAAGCAGCATGTTGCTGATTTGACAAAGAGACATGTTCCGCCTAGACACATATTGACTTCCTTGCAAGAGCGAGATCCTGAGAACGTCACTCGGATCACGCAAATATACAAGCATAAAAGTGTGATTGAAGCGGAGATAAGAGGTCCAAGAAGTGAGATACAACATTTGCTTAAGCTTATAGAGGAGGCGAACTATGTTTATTGGAGTAGGAAACGGGATGATtgtgaagttgtgagagatattttttgggcTCATCCAGATTCGGTAAAGTTGCTGAATCTTTTTCCTACTGTCTTGATTATGGACGCCACTTATAAGACCAACAAATATAGACAACCTCTGTTTGAAATAGTTGGTATGACATCGACCGAGTTGACATTTGCGGTTGCATTTGCTTATATGGAGTGTGAGCAGACAGAGAGTTATATTTGGGTCTTGGATAAGCTGAAGcaattgtttgtgaagaaagatgTGGTTCCACAAGTGATTTTGACGGATAGAGATCTTGCTTTGATGAAAGCAGTTGAAGTTGTTTTTCCTACGACGCATAACTTGCTATGTCGCTTTCATATTAACCAAAATGTTGGGATGAAATACAAGGAATATGTGATGAAAGACATGCGAGAGACGATAGGCACATTGTGGAAAGATGTTGTATGGGCTAGTAATGAGGTTGAGTATGGTGTACGGTTGCAATATCTTGAACAAGCATGCTTTGCTTGTACTAACTTCCTCGATTACGTGAAGAACACTTGGTTGATCCCACATAGGCAAAGATTTGTAGGCGCATGGATTAATCTAGTGCTTCATTTTGGTAACACCACGACAAATCGGTATGTCataattcttaaaatatttatttagtattaaTTTTTGGAATATTATATGTTTATACATTCTTTGTTTATTTTAGGGTTGAATCTGCACATTGGAAGCTAAAGCAGATGTTAGGAAACAGCCTTGGTGACATGGTCAAAGTttgggaagctatgaattctAACCTAAAAATCCAAATAGGTAACATTCGAGCTTCGTTTCAAAAAAGTTTTTATGAGGTTGAGCACGCACACATTAGTCCATTTTATGATAATTTGCGTGGTTCAGTATCGAGAGCTGCTTTGAGACGCATTGCAGAAGAGTTATCGAGGCTTGATTATGTGTTAAATAGTAGGGAAACATGTGGTTATACTATGAGAACAAGTTATGGGCTACCTTGTGCTTGTGAGATGGGAAGATCGATTGTTGTTGGAATCCCATTACAAATAGAAAGTGTTCATCTTCAATGGAGGATACTATCTatggaaggtgacttgcctttagATGAGGAAGCTGGTTCGGAGGTTGATATGAAtaatgcaattgatgaattgtggaGAAGGTTTAAATCACTAGATGTTGTTGGAAAAAGAGCATTGAAAAGTAGGGTTTGTGAAATTGCATATCCCACAACAACTTCATTGTGTCCACCACCtgagaaaataaaaactaaaggcGGAGTGAAGAGGAAAGGGAAGAAACCAGTTGGGTATGATGTTTATAGGGATCCTTCAGGTTTTGAGTATGCTGATCTGGCGTCTCAATGTTCACAAAAACAATCGCAAGCATCACAAACTTCCAGGAAGCAATCACAATCAAAGAAGCAATCACAAGCAAAGGATGAGGATTTCACTCTTCAGTTTCCTTGTCATATTAGGCCATATATTACCGAGATTGTTCGGTCTAAGTTTATCCGAAGTGAGAAATGGATTGTTGATAGATCATGTTGGTTTTCAACCACCGGAGAAATGGTTGACACTACCAGAGATGGGTTATTTGATAGCGAATCGGTATAACATTATTCTTGTGCTGCTTGGTAACCCTTGCTTGACCTTTTTTCCTATGACAACAACATTTTCTCCAAGTGCTCCTACATATTGCATTGGCCTTGTCAACAGGAATCATTATCTTCgggtaacctttatatatattttatttaattacttatataattacttatttaattacttatttaattacttatataattacttatttaattactttgttaattatttttatgtcatGAAATCAGGTTAATATGAAAGAAGGCTTCCCGCTGCCACCCGTCACGGTAGATTGGATGAAGTTTCGTCTTCAAGTGGCGACATCTTGGATGTTAGGATTTGCTGGACGTCTTCAACATTGGCATCATCTTACGCCTATGTTACCATCACGTGTTAATATAGATTAATTAAGTGACTTTAatttatatgtaatattttaaCTAAAAACGTCTTAGATTGAGTTATTTTATTTACATCTtagaagtttttattttatttacaaaaaaacaCTAAATTATTATAACATTGAATATAGAACATTAAAACATGATAACAATAACATAGAATATTAAAACATGATAACAATAACATAGAACATTAAAACATAGAACATGATAACAATAACATAAAACATTAAAGCATTAGACTCTTGCAGACGATTCTGGGCGCACCAGCATCTTCAGAACATCCTCAGCAGACCTTGTTAGGTTTACCTCAAACTCGATCGGTCCCTTTGTTATCTTACGGCGGTGTGATTTCCACATGTCTTTCATATCACCATCACATTTCAACTCCACAATATTATAACTTATCCTTCCATCAACATCCATGTTCCAATTTTCACGATACCAGATTTTAGTCACCACTCGGTTATCAGTTTCTGGCAACTCTTCTTTCACCCAACTTTTAAGTGACTCGAGTCTCCCGCAATCGTTAGGTATTGAAAGCTTCATGGGTTCCTTAGTTCCAGTATAGAAAACAATTGTGTCAACCATAAAATTACCAAgagacattctgaaaaatatgatattttgtGTCAACACTAGGaggtcctatttataggccatgagggCAATCTTATCCGCACAATATCTTATCCACATAATATCTTATCCAAATAAGATATCTTATCCAAATAATATAAACTATAGAATAAAATATAATCCAaaatatacaataaaatatagaataaaaCAAAAGACTAAAATCAACTATAGAATCCAAAATATAATCCAGAATGCACCATAAAATTATCCAAAATGtaatatctaaaataaaatataacatagTCAATGCTCATCGGCGATGCGCAACACCTCAAATAAGTCAGCATACGCGACATCATCCTCCTCGGCCTCTACCTGCCGGAGATAACGGCGAACCAGTGTGGAGGCACGAGCCCAATCTGGATCAGCTGGTCCTGCATCAAAGACAGGAACTGGAACCTCTCTACGCTCACTAGGTGGGGGCGGCACAACCTGAGGATGAGACACACGGTAATACCACTCTAAATATCCATCCACCGTCTCATGAGGGTATCCCACCGCCTCCGTACCTCTAATCACATCTGTCACGCTCTGGTGATAACCAATCCACTCCACAGCAATCTCATCGTTGCTGAGCGTATCAGCAGGAGGTGCAGGCGGGATATACTGGCGAATACCAAACTGGCGAAGACACCTATCGGGTAAGTACAACACATGTATGTCACCCCAAACAAGGAAACCTCTGTATAAAGATAGCTCGTTAAAAGCAATATGAGGTCGATGATCCTCGAATGGACGCCATATGACGTCTGTAGGTGTCAGCTGATCCAATATCGGTCTATATGCATCCACCTTGATGGCCCCCTGTCTGTAGAACCATCTCATCGCCCTCGGAAGCCCTTGGTTGTCTGACCGCCAATTTTCTCCTTTCCTTCCCAGAGTAGGAAAGTACTCATGTATCCAACACtgttaacaaataaattaaatgatattcattaataccaatgtttatatatatatatatatatataaaataatataaattataatatatgaataaacatataattaattaaaaataacataaatacctGTAGAAGAGTAGGATATCCACCGAGTTGCTTGCAACTAAACATAGATGCATCCCCAAGGTGGCGATAAAGAGTGGCCAGTGCCGCTGATGCCCAACTGTATGAACCAAGCCCACGTAGATCTCTAAACAATAGCAAATATCGGGCCTCAACCAGGGTAAATGTCTTATCCGCAAAAATGGTAGAACCTACCAACATCATCAGATATGCCCTGGTCGCGTAAGTCCAACTACCAGCAGCACGGTACTGCACGAATCTGTCATACAGCCACTGCAGTGAGTAATAAGCTCCCCTGCAAGAACACACATGTACAGCCATGGCATGTCTATCCACTCCCAATAACTCACAGCCAAGATCAACAGCCACCTGCTCTGTGACATGCTCATCAGGATACCAGAACATACCATTGATAGGCAAATGGAGCAGGCACGCAACATCATCTAAAGTAATCGTCATTTCACCAAATGGCATGTGAAACGACGAAGTCTCAACATGCCACCTCTCCACAAATGCTGAGACGAGATTAACGTCTATCTTGGTCAGGCTAGTTCTCTGAAGAGAAGCCAGACCTGACCTAGACACGATAGCCTCAATCTCAGGTGGGAGCTGCTGAGGCACTCTCTCCTGGAGCTTCGTCCCGTGCCCAGCAACTTTAAGCTCCTTTTTAGAGCctctttcctgaaaataaataaaaaaaccacattagaagatataataataaattctatttaaaataaatcaaataatttttactTACCTCTCCGTACCATAACCGGCGAGCAACATGGTCTTGATATCGAACAAGTAAAGATAAATCTGATGGTCCACCAGGATATCCAACTGGCTGTGGTGGTGGGTTAGAGGAACCAGCTTCGTCGCGGCGGCGGCGGGTATGTGGTCTCCCGTCTGGTCCAAGTGTACGcattttcctgaaaaaaaaattaaaaaaaaaaaaattaaaaaaaaaataaaaaaaaaccaaaccGGAACAGTTCCAAAAAGGGTTCCGGTTTGCAACTGAGCTAAACCGGAACAGTTTTCAAAAGGGTTCCGGTGGAGATGAAAACAAACCGGAACAGATTTCAAAAGCGTTCCGGTATCATAGGCAACAAACCGGAAGAGTTCCAAATTGTGTTCCGGTTTGGAAGCGAACGCACCGGAACAGAAACCAAAAGTGTTCCGTGAAGTATTTTTCTGAACCGGACCACTTACCAAATGTGTTCCGGTTTGGAAAGTTAATGAACCGGAAGAGTTTTCCAAGGTGTTCCGGTTTGTGTTTCGTACAGATAAAAGGAGAGTGTTTGTTCAAGATCagtaaaaagtgaaaaatgagaaaaaaatttcCTATTTATGTAAGGGTAATTTCTTCAAAAAAATATGATTGTTGGGGTAGAAGGGCAAATATAGGGGTAGGAAGTAAAATTTTCCAAATTATCGTTGTATAGTTGTAAATATTTTAACATGTTATTGTAGGATAATGGTAAGTattcttattaattattaaaaacccTAACCAAAGCTCTTGAATACCATATTAGAgaataaaaaatacttttatgtTTTATTCTTCAAATATGAATAGGAAGATTGCAACTTCATATAAAAAGGATATTCTAAAAAAGTATTATTATGTtaaaagactaaaaataaaagataaaaaaatccgATTAATctaaaaatgtaataaaataataatattatatttatttgcttatgtaaaccaaacacatatatgatatatctattttattattattatatcatattcttattcatcttattatttatttatttttgataagaACTTGTAATTGTATCATGTTTATATCATATTTTACGCATCAAACAAActcttaaaatttatattaaataaatctttgcttcatttaatataaaaatcaccTTATCCCCTTTTTAGGCTAAATTGAGATAAGCTTGTTTAAGTTTAACTCTTAAGTTTGTTTAAGTTTAACtcttcaaaaaattcaaatcatattatttttttaaaatttatattgagtttattttaatgaaaatatcATTTAAGTTGCTCTAGCATATGAAATTCAAGAGTCCCATATTAAGCTCTTTTTGGAGTGCATATTAGGGACACccttcttttgaaagataaagcaaattgGGAAACTTGTATGAAGCTTTTGTACTTTGAAGAGTCTTGGTTAGTCATAACTATCCATGGGATAAGTAGGTCTCTCAAAGACTCGAcacaaaaaaagaatgaaaatattgGGTTGAATGAAGGACATTTGGGGTCTCTAATGTTCTACTAGCTTGTTTATGTGGTCCTCATTAAAGTCTCACACAATCTTTAGCTTTGTTATGGTCATTGGTGATCCCAATAATAATAGTTTCCAACATAAATTATGGATCCACTTTTACTTTATATCCTACAACTAGAACTAGAGGAAAGAACAAGTGATCAAACTATGATCATTGCCATGATTAAAGATATTTTGTATTCAGATTCCAACGTTTTGGGTCTATagcaacactttttttcttttctttttttaccgTTAAAATAAAAGCAGCAGCTTTTATTAGTAGTGAAATAATCAAGATTTAATCGCACTTTGTTCCTTTTATCTTTTACTCTTTTATGAAATTGGTCTTCActtttaaaatacatcaattttagtctatttataaaaaaagtcaTATAAAATGATAATGTAATACATCAATTTTAGTCTATTTATAAAtactttgatattttgattttgtCAAGTTGGTGTTTTCCAGTCTTCTGCTACACAAAATTCCAAAAATAGTGATCCGACATTATTTCGGATATCCATCTCCGAAATAATTGGTGTTTTAGTAAATGTTTGGTTCGTCCGAAGATACATCTTTAAAATCTAGAGGCATTTCAATATTTTCGAGCGGTGCGATAGAAAGTCATGGGAGGCATTACAAAATTCCCATAAAAATCATGACATTCCAAACTTTTATGGATTGTCCCATTTTAGGACCAATAAAAATCATCCCATTCCAAACTCTTATTACTTTTATAATTTCGGCCTTTTTACACCCCCAATATTAttgtttttcattatttttttcaagCAACTGAGTAAAATAACAATGATAATTTCATATTGTTTTTTAACTATTTATGCTTATAGTAATACATCTTTCACTAGCTAGGCATGGCAACAGGGCGGGTCGGGGACGATTATTATCTCCCCAACCTAAATTTCCAAACAATCCTCGTTCCCTGCCCCAAACCTAAACGTGGATGAAGAATTAAAACTCAAATGAGTTCGGGTTGAGTTCGGATATCCCTGCCCTGCCACCATCCATTTAGTGaaatcaattatttttaatagaaatacttatttttttccaaaatcaaattacattataaaaataaaataaagcaatttcaaaaaatttcatatatacatttcaaatattttaaataataaatacaaatcaaaatatcaaaacataggccacttatttaatattctaaattatcaaaaataaataataatatacatattGAAATAAACAGGGCGGATTTGGAGTGGATACTACTGTGCCCATTACCTGACCTGTCTCcgatttatttaatcgaaaaaaatctaaacccaaacccaaattcaatcaaaatagGATTTTCCCATCAACGTACTGAACACCTAAATAAAATCTACATGTAATTCGAATAATTCACCATCATTATACCATAATTTAAAAAGTGTTATGTgtatttcaaaacaaaatctccaatatttttaaaatatgaaaaattcttgcatttttaaaattttaaaaatggaaTGCTGCAATCCTCCAGCTTGTTTTTTTAtacttataatatttattttacattctgCATATTTTCAAATTTATAGGTAGTTTGGGTTTAACATTTATTGTGGAGGTGAAAAATCAAAATATGAAGATCTAGaggaaaattttccaaaagagtATCAGAAAGAAAGCCCAAACTAGATAGTAAAAGCCCAATTTACCTTAtataagtgacttgtgagtcaCATCCCACAATATCATTAATCATTAGGTGCTCATTAATAGGTTTCCATTTGTTTTAATTACAATTGtatttgttttaacttttttttctttcttaaaaaggtgaattcttatttactcAGTATAAAAAGTTGGATACAacaaccaatcgttagttggctcagtggtgattggcgctggacttggtagggagaaccacggttcgatcccccgcaactgcgatcgggagggggatgaaaccacttgatgtcagaaacttacccccgaaccggactaaaccggtggtataaagccaaaaaaaaaagttggatACAACTATctttaaaataaatgttttgaaaatgataaaatttatattatttaataaataattaaatataattaaattaatattattagatgattgattaaaggtataatactcaattttttatgataattattattcAAGTAAGATAATTGACATTTTTACACAGAAAATTGATTAACATGACAATTCAAATATGTGGTCAACCATGTTCATAtgcaaaataattaatataataaaataaaagaatttgtTAATTATCAATTGAATATAACTAACTCTAATTTTAAATGCCGTTCAATAATTTTTAGGTGTTTAAATATATCTAAAAAAATGtgatttatgaaattaaaatttttattcaaACCGAGTTAACTGTTTAATTAAATGTGactgaaatttatttttttaagaataaaTAAGTGAAATTTATCTAATATCTCAGTACAACTATCAACGAGACAATTAAATatcaatatttaatattataattatgtgtcaaaataatataatttttgaagTAATTGTATTGTAAATACCTACCAAATGCTAGTGGTATATAGCATGTTAGTTTATACATGACGacatttctttatatttttttaataatattttatatgaataacttgttaatatttataaattgttaatttcttttaaaattattaataataagaatcatgaataaataacatataattgTGGTACACATTTAGGCACCAAATGGAGAAAACACAAGCAATATCAACCATACACTAAAACCTTAAAACTTTCAGTGGATTCAAAGAAATTAAATATCATGTACCACATTTTTCTGTAGGATAACCTTATCTCCAATCACAAGTAGAATATCTACCACATCATCAAGAAAATCTCCATTTTCCACCTCACATCCAATTTCTTCAACCACTAATATCCAACCCTCATATATTCAACCCTTCATCACCAACACTTATTTCAAACAAAACCAAATCCTAAACCAAACCAATAATTAACAATGGCTACATCTTCAATTTCAATGTCTTTACCACTACCCCAAGCCACACACAAAAACCTCACAACACCCTTCTCAAAACCCTTACCCTTTCCACAAGCAAAGAAGACACTAGTCAACAATTCAACTTCAAAATCCAATCTTGTTGGAATTCAAGCATCATTGAAAGACCAAACAGTGAAGGGTCTAACAGCTTTTGCGTTGACAGCTTCTATGGTCATTCCAGATGTTGCCCATGCAGCTGGAAATGACTTTTCACCTTCTCTTAAGAACTTTTTACTTAGCATTGCTGCTGGTGGTGTTGTTCTTACAGCTATTTTAGGTGCTGTTATTGGTGTTTCCAACTTTGATCCTGTTAAGAGAACTTAATTAATTCAACTATGTTGTCTCAATCTTAAAATTTACATTTTGTGCTTCTTGTAATTTATGTGTAATTGTTTCTAATACAAGAAGAATCATACCCACCATAGTTGTGTAATTGTTTCTACTTAAATTCATTATATATGTATTTCACAAATTAATTGTCTTTAACACTTCTGATTGAAAACACGTCTTGCTAACACTTTTGATTGAAGACATGTCTCGCGTTTGAGACACCAATACCACGACACATGTATATTCCATTTAATTCATCCATTTTTTCAAAACTTTACCAATATATAGGGGGCTTCTTACGAGCACTATCATTAATTACGAAGTATTGATACATATATGAATACGTTAACattggtaaaaaaaaatttaaaaaataaatgaattggaCGCAATCAAATGTGTCGATGTCGAACATTAACATGTGTCAAACACATATTCTATCAAAAGTGTTGGTGGTATAAAATTTGAACCTATTAACCACATTGTTTGTAAGTTCAAAAGCAGAGTTTCATTTAAACGTTGGAGTGACTCAAAAGTTTCATCTGTAAAAGGTTTATTTTAAACTAGTTAGAGGTACTTGGAAATTTCATCGGTAAGGTTTGATTTAAACTAGTTGGAGTGATTCGAAAGTTTCATAGGTAGGTTCGATTTAAACTAGTTGGAGTGACTAAAAAATTTTATTAGTAGGATTCTATTAAGCTACTTGAAGTGATTCAAAAGTTTCATTACTAAGGTTGAATTTAAACTAATTGGAGTGGTTAGGAAGTTTAATCGGTTTAATGTAGGGTTCGCCATTCAAATAAATATGTAGGGttcgatttttaaaacataaCACTTTGAATCCATGAGAATTAAATAAAGCAAATTGAAGCCAAGTTGATGAAACAATTGGgaactattttattaattacttGATATAGCAATCTAACTATGTAGTCATGCTTTATTGAGTCTGAACTGTACAGAAAATTCATATACACACACTCTGACACCATATGCAAATTAAAGAAAACATGCATGTATTACATAAACTGAATCATCCTACAGATTAAACTTTAGAGTCAAATCTGTACTATGATGTTGTGCAACACTTTTGAGGTGAGAGCATGCAAGAGTGATTTCATTTCTTTTAGTTACGAACAGCTATGCCATGTCCAGGAATAAATCTAGCATTATCTTCAGTGTACACATGAGTTTCATTCTGCAGcctgaaaaaaaaaaattgatgtcaAATTCTATGAATTGGATTTGAATTAATTTATGTGGAAATTTCGGCTTTAAAATTGAATGTGTATGTGAGATTGTGAGATTCAGCAAAACACAGTTCAACTACATATGTTGATATTGTTAAGTTCAACATTTCCGATTTGAATTTAAGACCTCAAAATTGTGTGTATTAATTCATAGTGATTATTGTCATTTCGTCTATAGATAAAGTTTTTTTGAAATGAGAGTACTTACGATTTGGAGACGGTCTTATTCATGATGGTAGATGAATGGAACCAAACACCATCTAAATAGAGCAATTTTCCATTGATTCTTGTTTCAATTCTTTTGTCCATTTCCACAGCATCAATCAATATTGGTTGGTCTGAAGCCTAAACTCAAAGCAtagaaatttatataaaataaaaagaattcaaAATATAAGTGCAATAAATAAAGAACGTATGTGATTTTTGGCATACCATAACCCATCCCCATGAATCAGCAAATGATGGTACATGAGTTGAATATGCCACCACATCTACACATAAGAAAAACATATCTTAGTCAAATTAAACAGTCTCTATATGTCATAAAATACTTAGTCAAATTAAAGAGTCTATATATCTCAAAATATAAACATCAAAATTGATTAAAGTGAGAATTTTAGAATAAATTAGATATATTCTTACATTTGAAGACCTGTTTTATGGTGTTATGAATAGAGGTGAAGACCTCTTTGTGTGAGAAGATACCTGCTGGTCCAGCCTACATCACAATTATTTGTTAATGACTAAAAATGAGGGCGACACTGAGCGGGCATGCAAATATTGCATTTATGAAGactaaaatttgtaaaaaaatggAGCGAAGCAGACATATTAGAAAATACATTTCAAAAATTTTGATCTGTCTtgagaaaaaatatgaaaaaaaatgaaatgtcgGGTGAACCGGATTCGTTTTACCACCTCCAAATTAGGGTTGAACATGAGTAAGTGTTATTTAGAAGTCTACCTGAGTCACAAAAATTCCATTTTTATTGAGTTTGGGCTTCACCACATTCTCATAAAAGTCCTTAGTATAGAGTTGATAGCAAGGCCCATCTTCAAGTGGGTCAGCCAAATCTCCAACAATTACATCATACTTTTCATTTCTCTTCTCCAACTCAgctcttcaacaacaacaacaacaaaaatagttTTAGTAGTTTAacatattaattttaaaagatgaagttttacttaaaataatttacttaattcataataaataaagaaCAATAGAAGAGGAAGTAGTTTCTTACTTGGCACAATTGATGACAAGATCAAGCTTATTGTCAGCAAATGCCTCCCTATTTGCAACAAGGTATTTTTTACAGAAATCTACCACTTCCTGCAAGAATAAAAAGATAATTTGAGAGATGTAAAGATAATATTTggaaaatacataatatttttctaaatattaTAATCTACACTTTTATAATTAATGTATACAAATTTTTTTACTTTGAAAAATTTGGTCTAAGACCAAGATAAATTCAGTGATCCGagttcaaatatatttttttataaaaaataaaatatactcaAAAGTATATTATAAGGCTATAAAAAGTTCAAAAATTAATATATCATaactttaaaaataacaaatcaaATGAGACAAAAATTAATGTCAAACTTCTATATTTTTtagtaata from Vicia villosa cultivar HV-30 ecotype Madison, WI linkage group LG4, Vvil1.0, whole genome shotgun sequence encodes the following:
- the LOC131598526 gene encoding PKS-NRPS hybrid synthetase cheA-like, with the protein product MEVPLQICRKNETAIDTTDVFTTSQRFVTREEVIRWVKETGINNKVTVIIARSDTETGKRGRSNKVIFACDKGGKYKDKSETQSATKRCGCPFKIRSTPAKDGSGWKVDVKCGVHNHGLPDRLEGHSFVGRLTTDEKQHVADLTKRHVPPRHILTSLQERDPENVTRITQIYKHKSVIEAEIRGPRSEIQHLLKLIEEANYVYWSRKRDDCEVVRDIFWAHPDSVKLLNLFPTVLIMDATYKTNKYRQPLFEIVGMTSTELTFAVAFAYMECEQTESYIWVLDKLKQLFVKKDVVPQVILTDRDLALMKAVEVVFPTTHNLLCRFHINQNVGMKYKEYVMKDMRETIGTLWKDVVWASNEVEYGVRLQYLEQACFACTNFLDYVKNTWLIPHRQRFVGAWINLVLHFGNTTTNRVESAHWKLKQMLGNSLGDMVKVWEAMNSNLKIQIGNIRASFQKSFYEVEHAHISPFYDNLRGSVSRAALRRIAEELSRLDYVLNSRETCGYTMRTSYGLPCACEMGRSIVVGIPLQIESVHLQWRILSMEGDLPLDEEAGSEVDMNNAIDELWRRFKSLDVVGKRALKSRVCEIAYPTTTSLCPPPEKIKTKGGVKRKGKKPVGYDVYRDPSGFEYADLASQCHILPRLFGLSLSEVRNGLLIDHVGFQPPEKWLTLPEMGYLIANRYNIILVLLGNPCLTFFPMTTTFSPSAPTYCIGLVNRNHYLRVNMKEGFPLPPVTVDWMKFRLQVATSWMLGFAGRLQHWHHLTPMLPSRVNID
- the LOC131598527 gene encoding protein MAIN-LIKE 1-like, with the protein product MRTLGPDGRPHTRRRRDEAGSSNPPPQPVGYPGGPSDLSLLVRYQDHVARRLWYGEERGSKKELKVAGHGTKLQERVPQQLPPEIEAIVSRSGLASLQRTSLTKIDVNLVSAFVERWHVETSSFHMPFGEMTITLDDVACLLHLPINGMFWYPDEHVTEQVAVDLGCELLGVDRHAMAVHVCSCRGAYYSLQWLYDRFVQYRAAGSWTYATRAYLMMLVGSTIFADKTFTLVEARYLLLFRDLRGLGSYSWASAALATLYRHLGDASMFSCKQLGGYPTLLQCWIHEYFPTLGRKGENWRSDNQGLPRAMRWFYRQGAIKVDAYRPILDQLTPTDVIWRPFEDHRPHIAFNELSLYRGFLVWGDIHVLYLPDRCLRQFGIRQYIPPAPPADTLSNDEIAVEWIGYHQSVTDVIRGTEAVGYPHETVDGYLEWYYRVSHPQVVPPPPSERREVPVPVFDAGPADPDWARASTLVRRYLRQVEAEEDDVAYADLFEVLRIADEH
- the LOC131596380 gene encoding uncharacterized protein LOC131596380 is translated as MATSSISMSLPLPQATHKNLTTPFSKPLPFPQAKKTLVNNSTSKSNLVGIQASLKDQTVKGLTAFALTASMVIPDVAHAAGNDFSPSLKNFLLSIAAGGVVLTAILGAVIGVSNFDPVKRT
- the LOC131596378 gene encoding thermospermine synthase ACAULIS5 gives rise to the protein MGVVFSKTKTMGELKQNHVNNNNNVVDHDDDDSTWYEEVIDEDLKWSFKLNSVLHKAISEYQDIALIDTKRFGKALMLDGKMQSSEADEFIYHECLIHPPLLCHPNPKIVYIMGGGEGSSAREALKHKSMEKVVMCDIDKEVVDFCKKYLVANREAFADNKLDLVINCAKAELEKRNEKYDVIVGDLADPLEDGPCYQLYTKDFYENVVKPKLNKNGIFVTQAGPAGIFSHKEVFTSIHNTIKQVFKYVVAYSTHVPSFADSWGWVMASDQPILIDAVEMDKRIETRINGKLLYLDGVWFHSSTIMNKTVSKSLQNETHVYTEDNARFIPGHGIAVRN